A window of the Dongshaea marina genome harbors these coding sequences:
- a CDS encoding acylphosphatase, translating into MAIRCVKVVVGGIVQGVGFRYSTQLEAKKLGLIGYAMNLPNGDVEVLAQGSRFRWPAWPSG; encoded by the coding sequence ATGGCGATTCGTTGCGTGAAAGTGGTTGTCGGGGGCATTGTGCAGGGCGTCGGATTTCGTTACTCAACCCAGCTTGAGGCGAAAAAACTGGGGCTTATTGGTTACGCGATGAATCTGCCCAATGGCGACGTTGAGGTGCTGGCTCAGGGGAGCCGGTTCAGGTGGCCTGCCTGGCCGAGTGGCTGA
- a CDS encoding class I SAM-dependent methyltransferase, producing MQTRVILEAGREKSLLRRHPWIFSRAIARVEGRVKPGQTVEVLDSKGNWLARGAYSPESQIRVRVWTFNQQQPIDIAFFKGRLQRAQQARQELIDAQQLTGYRLIAAESDGLPGITIDRYGDFLVCQLLSAGAEFQKKALLNALKSCFPECSIYERSDVAVRLKEGLKEQKGLLHGDEPPKQLTIEENHGVKILIDIENGHKTGFYLDQRDNRQIASRYTKGKRVLNCFCYTGTFGVYALKGGASEVVNVDVSKDALAIAQQNVEINGLDLSKAQFVQKDVFQLLRDYRDRGEKFDTIILDPPKFVENKRQLDKACRGYKDINMLACQLLNPGGTLLTYSCSGLMSSDLFQKIVADAALDAGRNAQIIERLSQASDHPIATSYPEGFYLKGLVVRVF from the coding sequence ATGCAGACTCGCGTTATTCTCGAAGCCGGCCGTGAAAAATCACTGCTGCGCCGCCATCCCTGGATCTTCTCCCGTGCCATCGCCCGGGTCGAAGGCAGAGTTAAACCTGGCCAAACCGTTGAGGTACTCGATAGCAAGGGAAACTGGCTGGCGCGCGGCGCTTACTCTCCCGAGTCACAAATTCGGGTGCGGGTCTGGACCTTTAACCAGCAGCAACCGATTGATATCGCCTTTTTCAAAGGACGGCTGCAGCGAGCCCAGCAGGCACGCCAGGAGTTAATCGATGCCCAACAGCTGACCGGGTACCGGCTGATTGCTGCCGAATCCGATGGCCTGCCCGGGATCACCATCGACCGCTACGGCGACTTCCTGGTGTGTCAGCTCCTTTCCGCCGGCGCCGAATTTCAGAAAAAAGCGCTGCTCAACGCACTCAAATCCTGCTTTCCAGAGTGCAGCATCTATGAACGTTCCGATGTTGCGGTACGTCTCAAAGAGGGCCTCAAGGAGCAGAAAGGACTACTACATGGTGATGAGCCCCCCAAGCAGCTCACCATTGAAGAGAACCATGGGGTGAAGATCCTGATCGACATTGAAAATGGCCACAAGACAGGTTTCTACCTGGATCAGCGGGACAACCGGCAGATCGCCAGTCGCTATACCAAGGGTAAGCGGGTGCTGAACTGCTTCTGCTATACAGGTACCTTTGGCGTCTATGCCCTCAAGGGAGGGGCCAGCGAAGTGGTTAATGTTGATGTCTCTAAGGATGCACTGGCGATCGCCCAACAGAACGTTGAGATCAACGGGCTCGATCTCAGCAAGGCGCAATTTGTTCAAAAGGATGTATTTCAGCTACTGCGGGATTACCGGGATCGGGGTGAAAAATTTGACACCATCATTCTCGACCCACCCAAGTTTGTTGAGAACAAGCGCCAGCTGGATAAGGCCTGCCGCGGCTACAAGGATATCAACATGCTGGCTTGTCAGCTCCTGAATCCGGGCGGCACCCTGCTCACCTACTCCTGCTCAGGGCTGATGAGCTCCGATCTCTTCCAGAAGATAGTGGCCGATGCAGCCCTGGATGCCGGGCGTAACGCCCAGATCATCGAGCGCCTGTCTCAGGCAAGCGATCACCCGATCGCCACCAGCTATCCCGAAGGCTTCTACCTCAAGGGACTGGTGGTTCGGGTGTTTTAA
- a CDS encoding V-type ATPase 116kDa subunit family protein, translated as MFFPEAMARLVWVVPREQLASCLQQLAETESFQPNDQQSLGDVDDLHLLRQLRRTQQIDCRLHHVKQALKNLPEKTLLSYEIGVRSGSAPLPQGAIPIDNDLFLQVGRQLSSPEARRPPSPDTQAPALNDHQFELLFSTEQQIGYTRDWAIIDGWIPARRMPQFNEMLKHQTFALIPAEETELPLSQVPSLFHRHKILEGFGSLMKLYGITGYRELDPTPILAISFSLMFGLMFADLGQGLLLFLLGLWLFNRGAKDQKWQSYKLAGLLLMPIGVSAAFFGTLFGSLFAHEDWIPALIFHPMQQVVHFLILSIFVGISVLCLGMGIGILNAWLSGRFRKQLWDNFGPIGLLFYLASIGLSLGYWLQQTSIIYFSLALMGACLACIAIRHFLLLVDEPLGLRLMITVIETYDFAIKFIVQTLSFIRLAAFTFSHIALSMALLMIVELLSSNLLLASLAFVLGNILIALIEGILVCIQVTRLHFSNSLLNFHQEEVSLSGL; from the coding sequence GTGTTTTTTCCTGAAGCGATGGCGCGCCTTGTTTGGGTTGTGCCAAGAGAGCAGCTTGCAAGTTGCCTTCAGCAGCTGGCTGAGACCGAAAGCTTTCAGCCGAACGACCAACAGAGCCTGGGCGATGTCGATGATCTGCACCTCTTAAGGCAGCTCAGACGAACACAGCAAATTGACTGTCGATTGCACCATGTTAAGCAAGCTCTTAAAAACCTTCCCGAAAAAACCTTGCTCAGCTACGAGATTGGTGTGCGCTCAGGTTCAGCGCCACTCCCACAGGGGGCCATCCCCATTGATAACGATCTGTTTTTGCAAGTTGGCCGGCAGCTATCCTCTCCTGAAGCAAGGCGACCCCCTTCTCCAGATACCCAAGCTCCAGCCCTTAACGATCATCAATTTGAGCTTCTTTTCTCAACGGAGCAGCAGATCGGATATACCAGAGACTGGGCAATCATTGATGGATGGATCCCAGCCAGGAGAATGCCTCAGTTTAATGAGATGCTGAAGCATCAAACCTTTGCGCTGATCCCGGCCGAGGAGACTGAGCTTCCCCTGAGCCAGGTTCCCAGCCTGTTTCATCGGCATAAAATCCTGGAGGGGTTTGGCTCCCTGATGAAACTCTATGGGATCACCGGCTATCGGGAACTTGATCCCACCCCCATCCTGGCCATCAGCTTTTCCCTGATGTTTGGGTTGATGTTTGCCGATCTCGGGCAGGGCTTACTGCTGTTCCTCCTTGGGCTGTGGTTATTCAACAGGGGAGCGAAGGATCAAAAGTGGCAATCATACAAGCTTGCCGGACTGTTACTCATGCCCATCGGTGTGTCGGCAGCCTTTTTCGGAACCCTGTTTGGAAGCCTGTTTGCCCATGAAGATTGGATTCCCGCCCTGATTTTTCACCCGATGCAACAGGTGGTTCACTTCCTGATCCTCAGTATTTTTGTCGGGATCTCTGTGCTCTGCCTTGGAATGGGGATCGGCATTCTCAACGCCTGGTTAAGTGGACGCTTCAGGAAACAACTCTGGGATAATTTTGGCCCCATCGGCCTGCTGTTTTATCTTGCCAGCATAGGATTATCACTGGGCTATTGGCTCCAGCAAACATCCATAATTTACTTCAGCCTTGCTTTGATGGGAGCCTGCTTAGCCTGTATCGCCATCCGCCACTTTCTTTTGCTCGTAGATGAACCCCTTGGGTTACGCCTGATGATCACTGTGATTGAAACCTATGATTTTGCAATCAAGTTTATCGTGCAGACCCTCTCCTTTATTCGTCTGGCGGCCTTTACCTTTTCTCATATCGCCCTGTCTATGGCCCTGCTGATGATTGTCGAGCTCCTCTCATCTAACCTCTTATTGGCCTCGCTTGCATTTGTGCTCGGCAATATTTTGATCGCCCTGATAGAGGGGATATTGGTCTGCATCCAGGTCACCCGCCTGCATTTTTCGAATTCTTTACTAAATTTTCATCAGGAGGAGGTATCCCTTTCAGGCCTCTGA
- a CDS encoding ATP synthase subunit C, which produces MSTPIMANKWFLGLCSTLGSFGLFIIVLWFFLPEAAAQTVTEPEKTLPHWGFYLAAALSTGLSCIGAGIAVSQVGAAAMAAISEKPELFGRGLVILGLAEGIAIYGLVISIIIITAI; this is translated from the coding sequence ATGAGCACACCAATCATGGCCAATAAATGGTTTTTAGGGCTCTGCTCCACCCTAGGATCTTTCGGTCTTTTCATCATTGTATTGTGGTTTTTCCTCCCTGAGGCTGCGGCCCAAACAGTCACTGAGCCGGAAAAGACACTTCCCCATTGGGGCTTTTACTTAGCGGCAGCTCTATCCACAGGACTCTCCTGTATTGGGGCAGGGATTGCCGTTAGCCAGGTGGGTGCAGCAGCAATGGCGGCTATCTCCGAAAAACCCGAGCTATTCGGGCGGGGACTGGTCATCCTTGGCCTTGCCGAGGGGATCGCCATCTACGGCCTTGTCATCTCGATCATCATTATTACGGCCATATAA
- a CDS encoding V-type ATP synthase subunit A, with protein sequence MIRISGPVVVCDHAEEFAMGDHVAVGNIGLVGEVIRLTPTECFLQVYEDTTELVIGEPVTSRGSALAVELGPGLLSSIYDGIQRPLPLLQKQLGPSILKGATAPALDRTKLWPFVPLQTKGAELSGGTIIGEVQETETICHKIMLPPNLSGQLTQIACSGDYNLEEPIARILSSDGQEHPVYLYQRWPVRIKRPIRQRLPPDQPLITGQRVIDTLLPIAKGGTAAMPGGFGTGKTVTQHNLAKWCDADIIVYIGCGERGNEITGVLEDFPKLKDPRSGHPLIERTVMIANTSNMPVAAREASIYTGITIAEYFRDQGLDVALMADSTSRWAEALREISGRLEEMPAEEGFPAYLPSRTAEFYERAGRVHTLSNQTGSVTAIGAVSPPGGDFSEPVTLHTQRFVKAYWMLDKNLAYARLFPAIHPLESYSEYEADLMGWWKHISPQWHEERDELLRLLTAADELKGIVRILGEEGISDHQRKILIAERVIKEGFLQQSAFSPRDRFSSPEKQAYLLGVIIKTLHELFEDPTPAREIFSKLKLDGLIRLKDEIGSDEAQKILGWRDTD encoded by the coding sequence ATGATCAGGATTAGCGGCCCGGTTGTAGTATGTGACCATGCAGAAGAGTTCGCCATGGGGGACCATGTTGCTGTCGGAAATATCGGCCTGGTTGGAGAGGTGATCCGCCTGACGCCGACAGAGTGTTTTCTACAAGTCTACGAAGATACCACTGAGCTGGTCATCGGCGAGCCGGTGACCAGTAGGGGCTCCGCCCTGGCTGTTGAGCTTGGCCCCGGGCTGTTATCCTCTATCTATGATGGCATTCAGCGTCCCCTCCCCCTGCTGCAGAAGCAGCTTGGCCCCTCAATTCTAAAAGGCGCCACCGCTCCCGCCTTAGACCGAACCAAACTTTGGCCATTTGTCCCCTTGCAAACAAAAGGAGCCGAGCTCAGCGGAGGCACCATCATTGGTGAGGTGCAGGAGACGGAAACCATCTGCCATAAGATCATGCTGCCGCCAAATCTTAGTGGACAGCTAACCCAGATCGCTTGCAGCGGAGACTATAACCTCGAAGAGCCGATTGCCCGGATCCTAAGCAGCGACGGCCAGGAGCATCCTGTCTATCTTTATCAGCGCTGGCCGGTACGGATCAAACGGCCCATCCGGCAGCGTCTTCCACCGGATCAGCCCCTCATTACCGGTCAACGGGTCATAGATACCCTGCTGCCCATCGCCAAAGGAGGCACGGCCGCCATGCCGGGAGGCTTTGGTACCGGCAAGACGGTGACCCAGCATAACCTTGCCAAATGGTGTGATGCCGACATCATTGTCTACATTGGATGTGGTGAGCGAGGCAATGAAATCACCGGGGTCCTGGAGGATTTTCCTAAGCTTAAAGATCCCAGGAGTGGCCACCCTCTGATTGAGCGCACCGTCATGATAGCAAATACCTCAAACATGCCGGTGGCTGCCAGGGAGGCTTCCATCTATACCGGGATCACTATTGCGGAGTATTTTCGCGATCAGGGGCTCGACGTTGCACTGATGGCCGACTCAACCTCCCGCTGGGCCGAAGCGCTAAGAGAGATCTCAGGAAGGCTCGAAGAGATGCCCGCAGAAGAGGGGTTCCCGGCCTACCTGCCGAGCCGGACCGCCGAATTCTATGAACGGGCGGGACGGGTCCATACATTATCCAATCAAACGGGCTCTGTGACCGCAATCGGGGCTGTCTCTCCACCGGGAGGGGACTTTTCAGAGCCTGTAACCCTGCATACCCAGCGATTTGTGAAAGCCTACTGGATGCTGGATAAAAACCTGGCCTATGCCCGGCTGTTTCCGGCAATCCATCCTCTTGAATCATACTCAGAATATGAGGCAGATCTCATGGGATGGTGGAAGCATATCTCACCACAGTGGCATGAGGAGCGTGATGAGCTGCTCAGGCTCCTCACAGCTGCAGATGAACTCAAAGGAATCGTCAGGATCCTGGGTGAAGAGGGGATCTCAGATCACCAGCGTAAGATCCTGATCGCAGAGCGGGTGATTAAGGAAGGTTTCTTGCAACAATCCGCCTTTAGCCCCAGGGATCGCTTTTCATCGCCAGAAAAACAGGCCTATCTGCTCGGGGTGATCATTAAGACCCTGCATGAGCTGTTTGAAGACCCAACGCCAGCCCGGGAGATCTTCTCTAAGTTAAAGCTCGATGGACTGATCCGCCTTAAAGACGAAATTGGATCGGATGAGGCTCAAAAGATTCTTGGGTGGAGGGATACAGATTGA
- a CDS encoding V-type ATP synthase subunit B: MKDPVIYTQLEQIEGPLVALVAALPGIGFGEAVQLVDKQGRTRHGRVALLDGDKVTIEVFQGTMGLAKSSEKIQFMGHPITLPLDHSILGRRLNGMGEPIDGGPPLIGKRFDINGSPLNPTARAYPQDFIQTGITAIDALNSLVRGQKLPIFSSSGLPHDQLAIQIAQQAKIRPDLSASSDKLTNQEELVVVFAAIGVKHDVALRFSEAISGHTVSFLNLADDPVMERLLTPRVALTAAEYLAFHCGLHVLVILTDMTVYGEALREVATARGDIPSRKGYPSYLYSDLATLYERAGRIKGKPGSITQLPILTMPNNDITHPIADLTGYITEGQIVLSRDLFHQRIYPPSTCHPPYPD; the protein is encoded by the coding sequence TTGAAAGACCCTGTCATCTACACCCAACTGGAACAGATTGAGGGCCCGCTGGTTGCCCTGGTTGCGGCCCTGCCCGGGATCGGTTTTGGCGAAGCCGTTCAACTGGTAGACAAGCAGGGGCGAACTCGCCATGGCAGAGTGGCCCTGCTCGATGGTGATAAGGTTACAATCGAAGTATTCCAGGGCACTATGGGGCTGGCTAAGAGCTCCGAAAAAATTCAGTTTATGGGACACCCCATCACCCTGCCCCTTGATCACTCCATTCTGGGTCGACGGCTTAATGGCATGGGAGAGCCCATTGATGGAGGGCCTCCATTAATCGGCAAGAGATTTGATATCAACGGCAGCCCCCTTAACCCGACCGCAAGAGCCTATCCCCAGGACTTCATCCAGACCGGCATCACCGCCATCGACGCCTTAAACTCCCTGGTTCGAGGGCAAAAATTACCCATCTTCTCCTCATCGGGGCTGCCCCATGATCAACTGGCGATCCAGATAGCTCAACAGGCTAAGATCCGTCCCGATCTGAGCGCAAGTTCAGATAAGCTTACCAACCAAGAGGAGCTGGTGGTCGTGTTTGCCGCCATCGGTGTCAAACACGATGTGGCGTTACGCTTTTCTGAAGCCATCTCAGGCCATACCGTCTCCTTTCTTAACCTGGCAGACGATCCTGTCATGGAGAGATTGCTCACTCCCAGAGTCGCACTAACCGCGGCAGAATACCTGGCATTCCACTGTGGCTTGCATGTACTGGTGATACTGACGGATATGACTGTTTATGGTGAGGCGTTGAGGGAAGTTGCAACCGCCCGCGGAGATATCCCTTCACGCAAGGGATACCCAAGTTACCTGTATAGTGATCTTGCCACCCTCTACGAGCGAGCCGGACGGATTAAAGGCAAGCCGGGTTCAATTACCCAGCTCCCCATTTTGACCATGCCCAACAATGACATCACTCACCCCATCGCGGATCTGACCGGTTATATCACCGAAGGGCAAATTGTACTCTCCCGGGATCTCTTTCATCAGCGCATCTATCCCCCATCAACCTGCCACCCTCCCTATCCCGACTGA
- a CDS encoding ATP synthase beta subunit C-terminal domain-containing protein — translation MEQLYAAYTRAEEVRMMTRIVGEEDLSEADRSYLNFGERLERFFISQDVTEDRSIEKSLEIGWQMLGSLSKEELTRLSAELLERYASLMNTEQDP, via the coding sequence ATGGAGCAACTTTACGCCGCTTATACTCGCGCCGAGGAGGTCCGAATGATGACTCGCATCGTGGGAGAAGAGGATCTCTCTGAGGCTGACCGAAGCTATCTTAACTTTGGTGAGCGCCTCGAGCGGTTTTTTATTTCTCAGGATGTGACTGAAGATCGAAGCATTGAGAAAAGTCTTGAGATCGGCTGGCAGATGTTAGGCAGCCTTTCCAAAGAGGAGTTAACCCGATTAAGTGCCGAGTTACTTGAGCGTTACGCAAGTCTCATGAATACAGAGCAGGATCCATAA
- a CDS encoding V-type ATP synthase subunit D, which produces MSSTTRRHATKAELVHLKTELKVAQDGLALLERKRDMLIMEAIERLKQAKFQRQEITQKWRQLQEIWQETLAQEPVHRIRQLAETVPPLAPLNNMSQHWMSIELAQLSLERPQLDLLGSILEVSVRPEQVRGLLSSLMPELVQLMEQETNVRKITQSLKQCHRQVNALKQVIIPELSQARNQIEQRLEEKDREAIFQVKRLKARLS; this is translated from the coding sequence ATGTCCTCTACCACGCGTCGCCACGCAACCAAGGCTGAGCTGGTCCACCTTAAGACAGAGCTCAAGGTTGCCCAGGATGGCCTGGCGCTTCTGGAAAGAAAGCGTGACATGCTCATCATGGAAGCGATTGAAAGGCTTAAGCAGGCTAAGTTTCAGAGGCAGGAGATCACCCAAAAGTGGCGGCAGCTTCAGGAGATATGGCAGGAAACGCTGGCACAGGAGCCAGTTCACAGGATCCGGCAACTGGCTGAGACAGTGCCCCCACTCGCACCCCTGAATAATATGAGCCAGCACTGGATGTCGATTGAGCTTGCACAACTTTCTCTTGAGAGGCCCCAGTTAGATCTGCTGGGCTCAATCCTCGAGGTGTCCGTTCGCCCCGAGCAGGTGAGAGGCCTATTGAGTAGCCTGATGCCTGAGCTGGTTCAGTTAATGGAGCAGGAAACCAACGTCCGCAAAATCACCCAATCCCTGAAACAATGCCACCGCCAGGTTAATGCGCTAAAACAGGTGATCATTCCAGAGCTCTCTCAGGCCAGAAATCAGATAGAGCAAAGGCTGGAAGAGAAAGACAGAGAAGCCATTTTTCAGGTTAAGCGATTAAAGGCACGGTTATCATGA
- a CDS encoding NAD(P)H-dependent oxidoreductase has translation MSRVLIISGHPDLKSSNTNKLILQNLVQRYPEAEVRELDSLYPDGKIDVQAEQQSLLGADVLVLQFPFYWYSVPGLMKTWIDEVFSYNFAYGRNGDKLKGKHLLLSLTIGGPKDAYQPLGYNHFSVEQLLFPLQQTAYLTGMVYQQPIYSHGMVYIEGVYNSLQEVSERAMEHTERLDVAIRKLVSEPVTAG, from the coding sequence ATGAGCAGAGTATTGATTATCTCCGGTCATCCGGATCTTAAATCCTCAAACACCAATAAACTCATCTTACAAAATCTTGTACAGCGTTACCCTGAGGCTGAAGTGAGAGAGCTAGACAGCCTCTATCCGGATGGCAAGATAGATGTGCAGGCTGAGCAGCAGTCACTGCTTGGTGCGGATGTGCTGGTACTCCAGTTTCCTTTCTATTGGTACTCGGTGCCAGGCCTGATGAAAACCTGGATTGATGAGGTTTTCAGCTACAACTTTGCCTATGGGCGTAACGGGGACAAGCTCAAGGGGAAACACTTATTGCTCTCGCTGACAATTGGCGGGCCTAAAGATGCCTACCAGCCTCTGGGGTATAACCACTTCTCGGTAGAGCAACTGCTGTTCCCGTTACAACAGACCGCTTATCTGACGGGTATGGTCTATCAGCAGCCGATCTATAGTCACGGCATGGTCTATATCGAGGGGGTTTATAACAGCCTGCAGGAAGTCTCCGAGCGAGCGATGGAGCATACCGAGCGCCTGGACGTGGCGATCCGTAAGCTGGTTTCGGAGCCAGTCACTGCTGGCTAG
- a CDS encoding LysR family transcriptional regulator: protein MSASQLNQLRVFIAVAKSGSIRGAARKLEISAPSVSQALKHLEKSLEVQLLIRTTRSVTLTDAGRMLLEQVEGPMKSITTALDSVKQLQQEPVGKLRITLPRFVYQTLLKPVYAEFCQRYPKIELELSISDATVHLIDEEFDAGIRFGHRLEPGMVARKLTGPLKNMLFASPDYIECHGLPTTPVELQQHPLIQYRFITSNQITPMELIENREQIRVDMPTALIVNDTDAVIDAALQGMGIGRLIETAVEPYLRTGALIALLPEYWIEYPGLYLYFAQNSQKARRLRVFIDFICERAKEIG, encoded by the coding sequence ATGTCAGCCAGTCAATTAAACCAGTTACGCGTCTTCATCGCCGTCGCTAAATCCGGCAGCATTAGGGGCGCGGCCCGCAAACTCGAGATTTCGGCCCCCTCGGTCAGCCAGGCGCTCAAACATCTTGAAAAGAGCCTCGAAGTTCAGCTACTGATCCGGACCACACGCAGCGTGACCTTAACCGATGCCGGAAGAATGCTTTTAGAACAGGTCGAAGGACCGATGAAAAGCATCACCACCGCTCTGGACAGCGTGAAGCAGCTACAGCAAGAGCCTGTCGGTAAGCTCAGGATCACCCTGCCCCGCTTTGTCTATCAAACGCTCCTCAAGCCGGTTTATGCCGAGTTTTGTCAACGTTACCCCAAAATTGAACTGGAGCTTTCTATCTCAGATGCAACCGTCCACCTGATCGATGAGGAATTTGATGCGGGGATCCGCTTTGGCCATCGTCTTGAGCCCGGGATGGTCGCCCGCAAGCTGACCGGACCACTGAAAAACATGCTGTTTGCCTCACCCGACTACATAGAATGTCACGGATTACCAACCACCCCGGTCGAGCTGCAGCAACACCCACTGATCCAGTACCGCTTCATCACCTCCAATCAAATAACGCCCATGGAGCTTATTGAAAACCGGGAGCAGATCAGAGTCGATATGCCGACCGCTCTCATCGTTAATGATACCGATGCGGTGATTGATGCGGCGCTGCAGGGAATGGGGATCGGCCGCCTTATCGAAACCGCAGTAGAACCCTATCTAAGAACCGGAGCACTCATTGCGCTGCTCCCGGAATACTGGATTGAATACCCCGGGCTCTACCTCTACTTTGCACAAAATAGTCAAAAGGCGCGGCGCCTGAGGGTTTTTATCGATTTTATCTGTGAACGGGCAAAGGAGATCGGCTGA
- a CDS encoding LysE family translocator translates to MSLTIWGSLFVVCLLGAMSPGASLAMVARHSLGGGRLHGVVTAWSHALGVGFYALLTVSGLAVLLHHTPWLFHTISYLGAAYLIWLGIGALRSKGGIAEHLESGRHCSLGRAARDGLMISLINPKLILFFLALFSQFVAAGAASHDHAIVIGTPLLVDGLWYTLIAMLLSHPRVLEVLRAKAVWIDRLCGLVLILVALRVVWPV, encoded by the coding sequence ATGAGCTTAACAATTTGGGGTTCCCTGTTTGTCGTTTGTTTACTTGGCGCCATGTCCCCAGGCGCGAGTCTGGCGATGGTTGCCCGTCATAGCCTGGGGGGAGGGCGATTGCATGGCGTGGTGACCGCCTGGTCCCATGCCTTAGGGGTGGGCTTTTACGCGTTGCTGACGGTATCTGGTCTGGCGGTTTTGCTGCATCATACCCCCTGGCTGTTTCATACGATCTCCTACCTTGGGGCTGCTTACCTGATTTGGCTGGGGATCGGAGCACTTCGCTCCAAGGGGGGGATCGCTGAGCACCTGGAGTCAGGCCGTCACTGCTCCTTGGGTCGAGCCGCCCGGGATGGACTGATGATCTCTCTCATCAACCCTAAGCTTATTCTGTTTTTCCTTGCACTGTTTAGCCAATTTGTTGCTGCGGGGGCTGCGAGTCATGATCATGCGATAGTGATAGGCACCCCCCTGCTGGTGGATGGCTTATGGTATACCTTGATTGCTATGCTGCTGTCACATCCCAGGGTGCTGGAGGTATTACGCGCCAAAGCCGTTTGGATCGATCGCCTGTGCGGCCTGGTGCTGATCCTGGTCGCTCTTCGGGTTGTGTGGCCAGTCTAG
- a CDS encoding LysR substrate-binding domain-containing protein — protein MAETIPAGFSGEHLGSDTAVCVMSRRHPLIAKPRLELADLSRFGHIRITGGGDKDSFVARVLREQGYDYRVQCQTPFFSSALSVLVRSDYLLVTPEHIARNMGQQFETEYRSLPLTTPIHQYWMLWHPRYDQDPAHLWAREHVLGIFRDSIYSVSIT, from the coding sequence ATGGCGGAAACGATTCCAGCCGGTTTCAGTGGTGAACATCTGGGGAGCGATACCGCCGTGTGCGTGATGTCCAGGCGTCATCCTCTGATCGCTAAACCCAGATTGGAGTTGGCCGATCTAAGCCGGTTTGGCCATATTCGGATAACCGGAGGGGGAGACAAGGATAGTTTCGTCGCCAGGGTGTTAAGGGAGCAGGGGTACGACTACAGGGTGCAGTGCCAAACACCATTTTTCTCATCGGCTCTGTCTGTGCTCGTCAGGAGCGATTACCTGCTGGTGACGCCTGAGCATATTGCGCGGAACATGGGGCAACAGTTTGAAACCGAGTATCGGAGTCTGCCGCTAACAACTCCCATCCATCAATACTGGATGCTCTGGCACCCCCGTTATGATCAGGATCCGGCACATCTGTGGGCAAGAGAGCATGTGCTGGGTATTTTTCGTGATTCCATCTATTCGGTCTCTATAACCTGA
- a CDS encoding LysR family transcriptional regulator, with protein sequence MTPDSSTTLGQVNLNLLRTLQTLLIECHVSRTASQLHITQSAVSRQLAQLRELFADPLLIREGNQLVLTPRAQQLKEQLNTLMKDVETLLAPQTFSPAQWQATLTLASSDYVAQYIFPEVVHSLSAKAPC encoded by the coding sequence ATGACCCCAGACAGCAGCACAACACTGGGACAGGTAAATTTGAACCTGCTGCGGACCCTGCAGACCCTGTTAATCGAGTGTCATGTCAGCCGCACGGCCAGCCAGCTGCATATCACCCAGTCGGCGGTGAGCCGTCAGCTGGCCCAGCTCCGTGAGTTGTTTGCCGATCCCCTGCTGATCCGGGAAGGAAATCAGCTGGTTTTGACCCCAAGAGCGCAGCAGCTCAAAGAGCAGCTCAATACCCTGATGAAAGATGTCGAAACCTTACTTGCACCACAGACATTCTCTCCCGCTCAATGGCAGGCAACCCTGACCCTGGCATCATCTGATTATGTGGCACAGTATATTTTTCCCGAGGTGGTCCACTCATTATCTGCCAAGGCCCCTTGCTAG